One Megasphaera vaginalis (ex Bordigoni et al. 2020) genomic region harbors:
- a CDS encoding DNA topoisomerase III, giving the protein MKLFIAEKPSMARELAKCLPPPQQRGNGFIRTGGGVVTWAYGHVLQQAEPHEYDSRYKTWRTEDLPIVPDRWKLIVSPASKEQFAIICELIGAADTIVNAGDPDREGQLLIDEILDYVGNAKPVERLLLNALDEKSIHEALATMRDNRDFAPLRDSALARSRADWLMGMNLSRAYTLAARRQGHRGVFPIGRVKTPTLALVVRRQRELDDFRPVTYYLVKAVFAHENGTLTAQWQPKDTQSGLDPEGRCLDSRIGKELLRRLAEAPDGVVSERKKTKKRESQRLPLSLSTLQVLAGKRYGYSPQQVLDTAQRLYERKLTTYPRSDCEYLPVNQQKDVPVILANLQKTGQEQLSAWAVGGDGKIRSRAWNDGKITAHHAIIPTTVRCSFDKLTATEQHIYFLVAQAYLAQFYPVHEYEQTRICLTAVGETFIAHGKTVTNAGWKTLYGTDKGEDEEDGKDELPVVRKGDHLTYRSGDVAEKATKPPPRFTSSTLLAAMKEIYKYVKDDSLKQKLKEVQGIGTEATRATIIGELIARKFLVEEGKKNYLRPTEAAYILIDALPDEMVYPDETALWEERLNRMSSGNDNVQEFLRDQLVFLERLIGQAAVQPMTGGAAGTCPDCGSPMVLRHGKYGDFYGCTAYPRCRHTEPASADGDATRKEENGYVCPRCKTGRFIRRDGPYGAFWSCSTPGCQTTCADVDGVPSLYRQ; this is encoded by the coding sequence GTGAAACTTTTTATTGCGGAAAAACCGAGTATGGCCAGAGAACTTGCCAAATGTCTGCCTCCGCCGCAGCAGCGCGGCAACGGCTTTATCAGAACCGGCGGCGGTGTCGTTACCTGGGCTTACGGTCATGTTTTGCAGCAGGCGGAACCGCATGAGTATGATAGCAGGTACAAGACGTGGCGCACCGAGGATCTGCCTATCGTTCCCGACCGGTGGAAACTTATCGTCAGCCCTGCCAGCAAAGAGCAGTTCGCGATTATCTGCGAGCTAATAGGTGCTGCCGATACGATCGTTAACGCCGGAGACCCTGATCGGGAAGGTCAATTGCTCATCGACGAGATCCTTGATTACGTCGGTAATGCGAAGCCGGTGGAACGGCTTTTGTTGAATGCGCTGGATGAAAAAAGCATTCATGAGGCCTTGGCAACAATGCGGGACAACCGGGACTTCGCGCCGCTTCGCGATTCCGCATTGGCGCGCAGCCGCGCCGACTGGCTCATGGGCATGAATTTATCCCGTGCGTATACGTTGGCGGCACGCCGCCAGGGCCATCGGGGCGTGTTTCCCATCGGCCGTGTAAAGACGCCTACGTTGGCGCTTGTCGTGCGGCGTCAGCGGGAACTGGATGACTTCAGGCCCGTCACGTATTATCTTGTCAAAGCCGTCTTTGCACATGAAAACGGCACATTGACAGCGCAGTGGCAACCTAAGGATACGCAGTCCGGACTCGATCCGGAAGGCCGCTGCCTTGACAGCCGTATCGGTAAAGAACTGTTGCGGCGCCTTGCCGAGGCTCCTGACGGCGTCGTCTCGGAACGGAAAAAAACGAAAAAACGGGAATCGCAGCGCCTTCCCCTGTCGCTGTCTACGTTGCAGGTTCTGGCAGGCAAACGCTATGGCTACAGTCCGCAGCAGGTATTGGATACGGCGCAGCGATTATATGAACGGAAACTGACGACATATCCCCGGTCGGATTGCGAATATTTGCCGGTTAATCAGCAAAAAGATGTACCGGTCATTTTAGCAAATCTGCAGAAGACGGGGCAGGAGCAGCTGTCGGCCTGGGCGGTCGGCGGTGACGGCAAGATCAGAAGTCGGGCCTGGAATGACGGTAAAATTACGGCCCACCATGCGATCATTCCGACAACGGTGCGTTGTTCCTTCGACAAATTGACGGCAACGGAGCAGCATATTTATTTTCTTGTTGCGCAAGCTTATTTGGCGCAGTTCTATCCTGTGCACGAGTATGAGCAGACGCGCATTTGCCTCACCGCTGTCGGCGAGACCTTTATTGCCCATGGCAAAACGGTAACCAATGCGGGGTGGAAGACGTTGTACGGCACTGATAAAGGGGAAGACGAAGAAGACGGTAAAGACGAACTCCCCGTTGTCAGAAAGGGAGATCATCTTACGTATCGCAGCGGCGACGTTGCCGAGAAAGCGACGAAACCGCCGCCGCGGTTTACGTCGTCAACGTTGCTGGCGGCGATGAAGGAAATCTATAAATACGTCAAAGACGATTCACTGAAACAAAAACTGAAAGAAGTGCAGGGAATCGGCACGGAGGCGACGCGGGCAACGATTATCGGCGAGCTGATTGCGCGTAAATTCCTTGTTGAAGAAGGGAAGAAGAACTATCTCCGCCCGACTGAGGCCGCGTATATATTGATCGACGCGTTGCCCGATGAAATGGTCTATCCCGATGAAACGGCGCTTTGGGAAGAGCGGCTTAATCGGATGAGTTCGGGAAATGACAACGTACAGGAATTTCTTCGCGATCAGCTGGTTTTCCTGGAGCGGCTCATCGGTCAGGCCGCCGTTCAACCCATGACAGGCGGTGCGGCCGGTACCTGTCCTGACTGCGGCAGTCCGATGGTGCTGCGGCATGGGAAATACGGCGATTTTTACGGCTGTACGGCGTATCCGCGCTGCCGCCATACGGAGCCGGCATCGGCCGATGGCGATGCGACGCGAAAAGAAGAAAACGGGTACGTTTGTCCGCGCTGCAAGACAGGTCGTTTTATCAGGCGGGACGGTCCTTACGGCGCATTTTGGTCCTGCAGTACGCCCGGCTGTCAAACGACTTGCGCCGATGTTGACGGCGTGCCGAGCCTTTACCGTCAGTAA
- a CDS encoding ATP-dependent nuclease: MYIQYMRIKNYRNFEDVEMTFHRRANYLVGENAIGKSGFLRLLSLLSGGAVITEQDYRDAAKPIVIYCSLRLLENETEYFADSPAHHRQEIIIRLEKRVDELFPRLYDESTGERLSIDSIRRVRYVSNEPAHDCEDDVPARVYRELEELLCTYGQMDLGALTPEIKEFIRHEEEVGAYDSAYYIDIFILSHLFSREDLPRADNIKFISLVALKLLTQIYMMAKSRAVPLEHTLIVDAGGRRFLPLFVSFDEPEVHLHPYMQRGVLQYLKSILNNEDEVFTALLKGLFGIDGLRGQIFVVTHSTDSLVDDYRNIIRFYRASHSPVQAACGATFHFDGELEKHLIMHFPEVKEALYSRSVIIVEGESEYGCFRLFGETLGIPFDYYGICLINARGESSISKIRKLLRYFKIPTVSLYDADVKGNKEAEKYVFFTDEICFEMDIVKTLLQQDKRKLLNAITDSAVGEHARATADMLKKACRKLNLNYHDYPPRLLWNVNPRNTAQQEVYYFAWLYSNKGVILGRVIGQLLGRREIPPSFVRIIRAAGYLAKVTGR; the protein is encoded by the coding sequence TTGTATATCCAATACATGCGCATTAAAAATTACCGCAATTTTGAAGATGTGGAAATGACTTTTCATCGAAGGGCAAATTATCTGGTCGGAGAAAATGCCATCGGCAAGAGCGGATTTTTGCGGCTCTTGTCACTTCTCAGCGGCGGCGCGGTAATTACGGAACAAGATTATCGCGACGCGGCAAAACCGATCGTCATTTATTGTTCTCTGCGACTCTTGGAGAATGAGACGGAATACTTTGCCGACTCGCCGGCGCATCATCGACAGGAAATCATTATTCGTCTTGAAAAAAGAGTTGATGAACTCTTTCCCCGTCTTTATGACGAGTCGACGGGAGAACGACTGTCTATTGACAGCATTCGCCGTGTTCGTTACGTTTCCAATGAGCCGGCGCATGATTGTGAAGATGACGTTCCGGCCCGTGTTTATCGAGAACTGGAAGAGCTTCTCTGCACGTATGGACAAATGGATCTGGGCGCCTTGACGCCGGAGATCAAAGAGTTTATCAGACACGAAGAAGAAGTCGGAGCCTATGATTCCGCTTATTATATCGATATTTTCATCCTTTCCCATCTCTTCAGCCGTGAAGACCTGCCGCGGGCCGACAATATCAAATTTATTTCTCTAGTAGCGCTGAAGCTTCTTACGCAGATTTACATGATGGCGAAAAGCCGCGCCGTGCCGTTGGAGCATACGCTTATCGTAGACGCCGGCGGCCGTCGGTTTTTACCCCTCTTCGTTTCCTTCGATGAACCGGAAGTGCATCTCCATCCGTATATGCAGCGCGGGGTTCTGCAATATCTGAAGAGCATACTGAATAATGAAGACGAGGTTTTTACGGCATTGCTGAAAGGCCTTTTCGGTATTGACGGGTTACGCGGGCAGATCTTTGTCGTTACCCATTCCACGGATTCGCTGGTTGACGACTACCGGAATATCATCCGTTTCTACCGCGCCTCCCATTCGCCGGTTCAGGCTGCCTGCGGCGCAACCTTTCATTTTGACGGCGAATTGGAAAAACATCTGATCATGCATTTTCCGGAAGTGAAAGAAGCACTTTATTCAAGGAGCGTCATCATCGTGGAAGGAGAAAGCGAATACGGCTGTTTCCGGCTGTTTGGCGAGACCTTGGGGATTCCTTTCGATTATTACGGCATTTGCCTGATCAATGCCAGAGGGGAAAGTTCCATCAGCAAGATCAGAAAACTGCTCCGCTATTTCAAAATACCTACGGTGTCCTTGTACGATGCCGATGTTAAAGGAAACAAGGAAGCGGAGAAATACGTTTTTTTTACCGATGAGATCTGCTTTGAAATGGATATCGTCAAGACCTTGCTGCAGCAGGATAAAAGAAAACTGCTCAATGCCATTACCGACAGTGCTGTCGGCGAGCATGCGAGAGCGACGGCGGATATGTTGAAAAAGGCCTGCCGCAAGCTTAATCTGAATTATCACGACTACCCGCCGCGGCTGCTGTGGAATGTCAATCCCCGCAACACGGCTCAGCAGGAGGTGTATTATTTTGCCTGGCTTTACAGCAACAAGGGCGTTATCCTGGGCAGGGTTATCGGCCAGTTGTTGGGGCGTCGGGAGATACCGCCGTCTTTTGTGCGAATTATTCGTGCCGCCGGTTATTTGGCAAAGGTGACGGGCCGATAG
- a CDS encoding haloacid dehalogenase-like hydrolase, producing the protein MSATMNRKSVFCKAAAAVCAVSALMAFNCFAVLAAPPEAMTADTVAMASVKVKEVTSPHLEPSVKTALNAFLKTYGNTSPDYRIENRPYAVFDFDNTTSVMDVEEQLMIWQLDHLAFAVAPEKMEDVLKTGIPAAKLDLTYGADDGSGKKVSIRSAIADAAKAYGELYAGGYVSVAGREQPASVRRSGSYQEFAAKMRWLYDAIGETMDASVSYPWVTYWFTGMTPEQVHALAYQCDSYYGDPAKGQTWTKGAYASPKDYVSAAGPVTVSFKQGITVTPEIRELYAALDANGIDTWINSASPLDVVRAAVDYFRIPGVDGIVAMTNKKDEQGRYINAYDYDLHAQTQGVGKAETIDSVIRPLYHGRGPAFAAMDSQGDFNFCTEYKDTKLVLVLNRKRSDDAALCAAAALWQKEKGIGLVAAGEQGDTLYVLQGRNENTGSLWATEETRLLGKKENAGLSDKGKAALQELRQGKSIRDMLHDKTKLSAYGGYKSR; encoded by the coding sequence ATGTCAGCTACGATGAATCGCAAATCTGTATTTTGCAAGGCTGCCGCGGCAGTCTGCGCCGTTTCCGCTTTGATGGCCTTTAACTGCTTTGCCGTTCTGGCCGCGCCGCCTGAAGCGATGACGGCGGATACGGTTGCTATGGCGAGTGTAAAGGTGAAAGAAGTAACGAGCCCGCATCTTGAACCGAGCGTTAAAACGGCACTGAATGCGTTTTTGAAAACGTACGGGAATACGTCGCCTGATTACCGCATAGAAAACCGTCCGTATGCCGTTTTCGACTTTGACAATACGACGTCGGTTATGGACGTTGAAGAACAGTTGATGATCTGGCAGCTTGACCATCTGGCCTTTGCCGTTGCGCCGGAAAAGATGGAAGACGTGTTGAAAACGGGAATCCCTGCGGCAAAACTTGATTTGACTTACGGCGCTGACGACGGTTCCGGCAAAAAGGTTTCCATTCGCAGCGCCATTGCCGATGCGGCGAAAGCATACGGCGAGTTGTATGCCGGCGGGTACGTTTCCGTCGCCGGCAGGGAGCAGCCTGCAAGTGTCCGTCGAAGCGGCTCCTATCAGGAGTTTGCAGCAAAGATGCGTTGGCTCTATGATGCTATCGGCGAAACGATGGACGCTTCCGTGTCTTACCCGTGGGTAACGTATTGGTTTACCGGCATGACGCCGGAACAGGTACATGCATTGGCGTATCAGTGCGACAGCTATTATGGGGATCCCGCCAAGGGGCAGACTTGGACCAAAGGCGCTTATGCCAGCCCGAAGGACTACGTGTCGGCGGCAGGTCCCGTAACGGTCTCCTTCAAGCAGGGGATCACGGTAACGCCCGAAATCAGGGAACTTTACGCGGCTCTCGATGCGAATGGTATCGATACGTGGATCAACTCGGCGTCTCCCTTGGATGTCGTTCGGGCCGCAGTCGATTATTTCCGCATTCCCGGCGTTGACGGCATCGTGGCCATGACGAACAAAAAAGACGAGCAGGGCCGCTATATCAATGCTTACGATTACGATCTTCACGCTCAGACACAGGGGGTCGGCAAGGCGGAAACCATCGATTCCGTTATTCGTCCGCTTTATCACGGCAGAGGTCCCGCTTTTGCCGCCATGGATTCGCAAGGCGACTTTAACTTCTGCACGGAATACAAGGACACGAAGTTGGTACTGGTCCTCAACCGCAAACGCAGTGACGATGCCGCTCTTTGCGCCGCAGCCGCGCTTTGGCAGAAGGAAAAAGGCATTGGACTGGTGGCGGCCGGCGAGCAGGGCGATACGCTCTACGTGTTGCAAGGGCGCAATGAAAATACCGGATCGTTGTGGGCTACAGAGGAAACGCGCCTCTTAGGAAAAAAAGAAAATGCCGGTCTGTCCGACAAGGGGAAGGCGGCGCTCCAGGAGTTGCGGCAGGGAAAATCGATTCGTGACATGCTGCATGATAAGACGAAGCTTTCCGCATACGGCGGATATAAGTCCCGTTAG
- a CDS encoding cobyric acid synthase has protein sequence MAKYLMFQGTSSHVGKSILTTALCRIFYRSGLRTVPFKAQNMALNSFVTADGREMGRAQVAQAEAAGLEPLVEMNPVLLKPTGNASSQVIIDGKPVGTMSAAAYHRSYSLKAFEAVVRALEKLDAAYDMIVLEGAGSPAEINLKDTDIVNMRVARHLGAPVILVADIDRGGSLAALVGTLELLDPAERDLVKGLVINKFRGDIRLFEPAVAFLEKKTGKPVLGVLPYIPDLGIDDEDSVSLGDKKAAPRGEGIKIAVVTTPKISNFTDFDSLAFEPDTDLYYVADATGITAADLIILPGSKNTSDDLLWLRRKGLEKAIFDASAKGIPIIGICGGYQMLGRTIYDPFHVETAHAAVDGMGLLPMETTLAVEKTTAQATVSCTGLRFAGGVLTAPLLSGYEIHMGRTDYGDGDTPLTVISRSGIPCSAPIGSGTADGSVWGTYLHGIFDNDIFRRELLNCLRRRQGLLPLTQVSNYKAAKEKKYDRLASIAAAHLDLEKIWRIVGDDKG, from the coding sequence TTGGCTAAATATCTCATGTTCCAAGGGACAAGTTCCCATGTAGGCAAGAGCATTTTGACGACTGCGTTGTGTCGCATTTTTTATCGCAGCGGTCTGCGTACAGTCCCCTTTAAAGCCCAGAATATGGCGCTGAATTCGTTTGTTACCGCCGACGGCAGGGAAATGGGCAGAGCGCAGGTGGCGCAGGCCGAAGCGGCCGGATTGGAGCCTCTTGTCGAAATGAATCCGGTCCTGTTGAAGCCGACGGGAAATGCGTCGTCACAGGTCATCATTGACGGGAAGCCGGTAGGTACAATGTCTGCCGCAGCGTATCACCGATCGTATTCGCTGAAAGCTTTTGAGGCGGTAGTTCGGGCGCTGGAAAAGCTTGATGCGGCGTATGACATGATCGTTCTTGAAGGCGCCGGCAGTCCGGCGGAGATCAATTTGAAAGATACGGATATCGTCAATATGCGTGTTGCCAGGCATTTGGGCGCTCCCGTTATCTTAGTCGCCGATATTGACCGCGGCGGTTCACTGGCGGCGCTGGTAGGCACGTTGGAACTGCTGGACCCTGCCGAACGGGACTTGGTGAAAGGGTTGGTCATCAATAAATTCCGCGGTGATATCCGTCTTTTTGAACCGGCGGTGGCCTTTTTGGAGAAGAAAACGGGTAAGCCCGTTCTCGGCGTCTTGCCCTATATTCCGGATCTCGGCATTGACGATGAAGACTCGGTATCGCTCGGCGATAAAAAGGCGGCGCCTCGAGGCGAAGGCATAAAAATTGCTGTTGTGACGACGCCGAAGATCTCTAATTTTACCGATTTTGACAGCTTGGCTTTTGAACCCGATACGGACTTGTATTATGTCGCCGATGCGACGGGGATCACTGCGGCCGATCTGATTATTTTGCCGGGCAGTAAGAATACTTCGGACGATCTGCTTTGGCTTCGCCGAAAAGGCTTGGAAAAAGCGATTTTCGACGCCTCGGCGAAAGGGATTCCCATCATCGGCATTTGCGGCGGGTATCAAATGCTGGGCCGTACGATATACGATCCTTTCCATGTCGAGACGGCGCACGCTGCCGTTGACGGCATGGGCCTGCTGCCGATGGAGACGACTCTGGCGGTCGAGAAAACGACGGCGCAGGCAACCGTATCCTGCACGGGCCTTCGTTTTGCCGGCGGCGTGTTGACGGCGCCGCTCCTTTCGGGGTATGAAATTCATATGGGGCGTACGGACTATGGAGACGGCGATACGCCGCTGACCGTGATTTCACGCTCCGGAATTCCTTGTTCGGCGCCGATCGGATCCGGTACGGCCGACGGTTCGGTCTGGGGAACGTATTTGCACGGGATTTTTGATAACGACATCTTTCGCCGCGAGCTTCTTAACTGCCTGCGTCGGCGGCAAGGGCTTTTGCCGCTGACGCAGGTTAGCAATTACAAGGCGGCGAAGGAGAAAAAATATGACCGGCTGGCGTCGATTGCGGCAGCGCATCTGGATCTGGAGAAGATTTGGCGGATTGTAGGTGACGATAAGGGATGA